AAGTCGCCGTCGGCCTCGGTCAGGGCCTTCTTGGCGTCCATCATCCCCGCGCCGGTGGCGTCGCGGAGCTTCTTCACGTCGGATGCGGCGAACGATGCCATCTGTGTCCTCTTCTCGTGGTGCGGGGCGGGCGAGGTCCTCGCCCGCCCGGGCAGGAGCGGTGCGGGTGCCGGAGGCGGGACGGACCCGCCTCCGGCGCGGGTCAGCTGGCGGAGGTGTCGCCGGTGGTGGTGCCACCGGCCTGGGCGCCGTCGGTGGCGGTGCCGGCCTCGACGGCCGGGGCCTCGGCCTCGTCGGCCACGGTGGCCTCCACGTCGACGTCGGTGCTGAGGACGTCAGCGGTCGGCTCGGCGGCGTCGGCAGCGGGCTGGCTCTCGGCCGCGGGGGCCTCGACGGCCGCGGTGGCCTCGGCGCCGGCGAGCAGGTCGCGCTCCCAGTCCGGCATGGGCTCGGCCTCGGTCTCCTCACCGGTCTGCTGGGCACCGGAGCGCGACATCAGGCCCTCGGCGACGGCGTCGGCCAGCACACGGGTCAGCAGCGCGACCGAGCGGATGGCGTCGTCGTTGCCGGGGATGGCGAAGTCGACCATGTCGGGGTCGCAGTTGGTGTCGAGGATGCCGATCACCGGGATCTTCAGCTTGCGGGCCTCGTCGACGGCCAGGTGCTCCTTGTTGGTGTCCACGATCCAGACCGCCTGCGGGGTGCGGGCCATGTCGCGGATGCCGCTGAGGGTCTTGGCCAGCTTGTCCTTCTCGCGGCGCAGGATCAGCAGCTCCTTCTTGGTGAGCCCCGACGCGGCGACGTCGTCGAAGTCCATGTTCTCCAGCTCCTTCAGACGCTGGATCCGCTTGCTCACGGTGCCGAAGTTGGTGAGCAT
The sequence above is a segment of the Auraticoccus monumenti genome. Coding sequences within it:
- the rpsB gene encoding 30S ribosomal protein S2, with translation MAVVTTRQLLESGVHFGHQTRRWNPKMKRFIFTERNGIYIIDLQQSLTYIDRVYAFVKETVGKGGVVLFVGTKKQAQEAIAEQAARVGMPFVNQRWLGGMLTNFGTVSKRIQRLKELENMDFDDVAASGLTKKELLILRREKDKLAKTLSGIRDMARTPQAVWIVDTNKEHLAVDEARKLKIPVIGILDTNCDPDMVDFAIPGNDDAIRSVALLTRVLADAVAEGLMSRSGAQQTGEETEAEPMPDWERDLLAGAEATAAVEAPAAESQPAADAAEPTADVLSTDVDVEATVADEAEAPAVEAGTATDGAQAGGTTTGDTSAS